The following DNA comes from Novosphingobium sp. PP1Y.
GGGCGCCATCAGCCGCGACGGTGGGCGTGAAGGGCGGGACTTCGCGCGACAGGATCTCCAGCGCTTCCTGCGGGGCGCCGCGGTTGAGCGCATCGATGGCGGCGTAGTTGCGGGCGAGGCGCGTCTGGACCGGATCGCGCAGGTCCATGCCCTGCGCCTCGGCGAAATTGCGCCGGGCCTGGCCGAAAGCGCCGAGGTTGGACAGCTGCAGAGCCCGGTTGACCAGCGCTTCGTGGATCTGTGCCTCGTGCGATACGGCGCCGTCCTGCGTGGTATCGGCCAGGATCGCCGGGGCTGCGGCGAAGAATTCGGCCGCTTCGGCATAGGAGCCGGCGCTGTTGCCGCGATACCCCTGGCCGAGAAGCAGGCCGGGATCGCTGTTCTCGGCGCGGGCGCGGGCAAGGCTCAGGCCGTCGCTGGCCGCAAGGTTGGCAATCGAGATCGGTCCTTCGACGACGCGGTCCGCAACAAGGGAGCGCAGCGTCAGACGCAGCGCGTCATCGTATGCGGCCAGCCCTTCGACCGCGACGGTGCCGCGCTCGGTCTCCTGGATGTAGATACGCCATTCAAGGCCGGACTGGCTGTCCGTGCAGGTAAGGCCCTGCGCACCCGGCGCATCGCTGCCTGCGGGGCAAACCAGCTTCTCCGTGCGTCCGGCAGCCGCGCGCTGGATGGCGTCGGACTTGTCGCGGAAGGTATAGGCGGTGCCCACGGCGCGGGACACGTCTGCGCACAGGATCATCCACTTGCGGTCGAACACGGAGCGGCGCTGGTCGCCCATCGCCGTGCCCTGGACTTCGCAGGCCGGCCCGGCATTGCCGATCGGGAAGCTTTCCTCCGCCGAAGGGCGAAGCGGGGCTGGCGAAGCCGCGGAGGCACCAGCCGGGACGGCGAGTGCAGCTACAGCCAAGATCGACCGAAACGTACGCACCTCAATATCCCCCCAATATATTCGCCATGTATTTCCGCACCGAAGACTTGATGTGGAACTTGACCAGTCGCGGCGTAACCCCTTGCGCCGAGCCTCGTGGCCAATAAGTGCGATGCATTGTAGACCGCAACACGCTATTTGTTAAAGCCCGGTAATAAGTGATTTTTATCACCTGCTGCGCGCTTGCATCTCTGTTGTACTAGCGCAAAAAGCACGCAGGTGCGCGCAATCGACAAGTTATCCGCGTGTTAAGCATCATTTTCTGGAATCGTTGCGCCTATTCCGGCCATGGCCTGAAACTGCGTCAAGCCGGCGAATCGTCGGTATTTCGCATCCAGTCGGCCAGCTTGGCCATCGCTTCGTAGATCGCGGTGCGCTCGGCCTCGCCCGATACGGTTTCGTCGAGCGCCCCGCGCATGCACAGCAGCCAGGCATCGCGCGCGGCGCTGTCGATCGGGACATGCATGTGCCGCATGCGCATGCGTGGATGACCGCGCTCGCTCGAGTAGGCAGGCGGTCCGCCAAGCCATTCGGTCAGGTAGCGCTTGAGGATCGATCGGCTCGGTTCAAGGTCCTCGCGGTGCATGGCGCGGATTGTTCGCGCCTCTTCGAGCCGTTCCATGCGGCCATAGAAACTGTCGACGAGGCGGTCGATGGTGTCGCCGCCGCCGATGCGCTGGAAGAGGGGGGCCTCGCTCAGCTGATCACTCCATCGGCATCAAGGGTCTGGATCGCCTCGAATCCCTCGAAACGCGGTGGGCCCAGGTAGCGCGGCTTGGCGGAACCCGCCCCGGCATGCGCCTTGCGGAATGCTTCCGAACGGGTCCAGCCTTCGAAGTCCGCCTTCGATTGCCAGACGGTATGCGTGGCATAGAGGGTGTGGTCTTCGCCCTGGGGGCCACGAAGCAGATGGAAGGCGACGAAGCCGGGCACTTCATGAAGGAAGCTCTCGCGGCTCTTCCACATGGTCTCGAAGCCTTCTTCCTCGCCCCGGATGACCTGGAAGCGGTTCATCGCGATGAACATGACGGTGTCCTCCTGCGGGTTCGTGCGGCGCGCTTAAGCCAGCGGTACCGAAAAGGCGAGCGTGCAGTCTGTGCGGCGGGCTGCAATCGTGCAAGACCCGGCTTCGAGGTCCGAGCGACGGCACGGTGATTGGACCATCGCTTTGCGAAAATCTTGGATGTTTCACGTTCCAGCATAAGAAGTAGCCATTGCGGTATGCCTGAGACTTCATTCCTCGAAAGACGTGCCTGCTGGACAGGCGCTGCGGCGTTCGCCGCCTTGTTTGCCGTGCCTGAAAAGACCGGGGCGCAGGAAATGGACCCGGGCCATCCGGTGCAGACCGCCTCGGAGCGGCGGCAAGGTGAAGCCGAACGGATGAAGCGCACCGAGGCGATGCTGGACGTCGCCGCGGCCTATACCGCGGATGTCTGGCACAATTCGGGCGGGATCGGCAGCGGTTGGCGTTATCTCGACAATCTGGACGTCACGGCCGAGCTCGATCTCGACGCCGCCGTGGGCTGGAAAGGCGCCCGGGTCTTCGGATACGTTCTGTATAACAACGGGCGCTCGCTCAGCGAACTGACCGGGGATGCCCAGGTTGTCAGCAATATCGAGACCGGCGTGCGGGCCCTGCGCCTCTACGAGGCATGGGTCGAGCAGGACATTGCGCCGGGCGCTTCGGTGAAGGTCGGGCTCTACGATCTCAATTCGGAATTCGATGCGCTCGAAACCGGGGCCCTGTTCATCGGCAGCGCCCATGGGATCGGTACGGACATCAGCCAGTCGGGCGAAAGCGGCCCATCGATTTTCCCGGTGACGAGCCTGGCGCTGCGGGTTCAGGCCGATGTGGGCGAGGGGCTGACGGTGCGCTTTGCCGCGCTCGACGGCGTGCCGGGCGATCCCGATCATCCCAAGCGCACCGCGATCGAGCTGGGTCATGGCGACGGCGCGCTGCTGATCGGCGAGGCGGACTGGTCGAAGGGGCCTGTGCGCATTCTGGCAGGGGCCTGGGGATACACTGCCAGCTTCGACACGCACGATGGATCGGGCACGGCGAAAAGCCGGGGCGCCTATCTGCGCGGCGAAATGGTCCTGTCCGAGAATGCCAATCACAAGCTCAGCGCTTTCGCGCGCGGCGGGGTGGCGAGCGGCGCGGTCAATCCCTTCGGCACGTTCCTTTCAGGCGGGTTCACGCTGGACCTGCCCGGCGACTGGCAACTCGGCGCGGCCATTGCCCATGCGCGTACTTCCGCCGATTACCGCAAGGCAGTGGCTTCGAGGCGCGCCGAGACGGCGCTGGAACTCACCGTCGCCAAGGCGCTAACGCCATGGCTCAGCATTCAGCCAGACCTGCAATACGTCATCGATCCCGGCGCCGCGCCCGGAGTGGAAGACGCACTGGCCGCGGGTCTGCGGGTGACATTGAGCATCTGACGCCGCCGCGCCGCGCGGCCGCGACCGGTGGATGCTCCTTCTCAGTGCTTTCTCAGTGCTCCGGTTCGTCCGGGCGCTGGGGTTCGGGCAGGGGCAGCCACTGTTCCGCGTCCATCCCTTCGAACCAGGCATGGGGCGCTTCGCCGGCCTTCGGCCATAGCGGGCGAAGCGTGTCGCCATCGTAAAGGAAGCCGCCGCGCATGACGGCATCGATCGCGCGGGCATTGCGGATGTCGCGGCGCGGGTCGGCGTCGAGCACCACGAGGTCGGCCAGCTTGCCCGGCTCGATCGTCCCGAGATCGGCAAGTCGCCCGATCGTCTCGGCAGAGCCCGCAGTCGCCGCGCGCAGCACCGCTTCGGGCGTCATCCCGCCCAGCGCGTGCGCTTCCATTTCCCAGTGATAGCCGATGCCCGGGGCCTCTCCGTGCGAGCCCATGCCGACGAGCCCACCTGCCTTGGCCAGCGTTGCCGCATCGCGCGCGATCTCGCGGAAGCGGGTTTCCCCGAGGGGATGAAAGTCGCGTCCGCTGGTGAGCTTCTGGCGAATGGCGCTGGGCGACCAGAACCGGCGGATCTTGGCATCGACCACCGGATCGTCGTGGGCGATGAACCAGTCCATCGCCGGTGAGCCGCTGTTGGTGATGCTCAGGGTCGTGGTGTAGCTTGTGCGCTGGGCAACGAGGACCTGGATCAGGTCGTCACCCAGTTGCGGGGCGGGCAGGGCGTGTTCGTTGCCCGCATAGC
Coding sequences within:
- a CDS encoding group II truncated hemoglobin produces the protein MSEAPLFQRIGGGDTIDRLVDSFYGRMERLEEARTIRAMHREDLEPSRSILKRYLTEWLGGPPAYSSERGHPRMRMRHMHVPIDSAARDAWLLCMRGALDETVSGEAERTAIYEAMAKLADWMRNTDDSPA
- a CDS encoding antibiotic biosynthesis monooxygenase, producing MFIAMNRFQVIRGEEEGFETMWKSRESFLHEVPGFVAFHLLRGPQGEDHTLYATHTVWQSKADFEGWTRSEAFRKAHAGAGSAKPRYLGPPRFEGFEAIQTLDADGVIS
- a CDS encoding carbohydrate porin, producing MPETSFLERRACWTGAAAFAALFAVPEKTGAQEMDPGHPVQTASERRQGEAERMKRTEAMLDVAAAYTADVWHNSGGIGSGWRYLDNLDVTAELDLDAAVGWKGARVFGYVLYNNGRSLSELTGDAQVVSNIETGVRALRLYEAWVEQDIAPGASVKVGLYDLNSEFDALETGALFIGSAHGIGTDISQSGESGPSIFPVTSLALRVQADVGEGLTVRFAALDGVPGDPDHPKRTAIELGHGDGALLIGEADWSKGPVRILAGAWGYTASFDTHDGSGTAKSRGAYLRGEMVLSENANHKLSAFARGGVASGAVNPFGTFLSGGFTLDLPGDWQLGAAIAHARTSADYRKAVASRRAETALELTVAKALTPWLSIQPDLQYVIDPGAAPGVEDALAAGLRVTLSI